Genomic window (Vanessa tameamea isolate UH-Manoa-2023 chromosome 3, ilVanTame1 primary haplotype, whole genome shotgun sequence):
ctatatttattgtcTGATCTTCAACTCAATGTACGTAaaagtcataaaattaataacaatgaaGTAATGCTTTGTTTCTCAATCCTTATTCGTAATGCCACAAAcctctaataataaataataaatacattggacaacatcatatacattactctgatcccaatgtaatatgaaattacattcaaaataaaattacacacagttaaattaattttgatctatttttcaccataaaaatatcattcatattttacatttatggctagcgacccgccccggcttcctacgggtgcaatttattaaaggGCGGGACGCAAATTGTATATGATATTACAtgtgcgtattttttttttagttctcattagaatcaacattccgacTCACTAGCAActtctcattaaaataaatagtatatattgattttgttttttgtccTCATATcagttgattttaatttttgacgacctccgtggtcgagtagtgtgtacaccggttttcatgggtacgccactccgaggtcccgggtttgattcccggccgagtcgatgtagaaaaatttcattagttttctatgttgtcttgggtatgggtgtttgtggtaccgtcgttacttctgattttccataacacaagtgctttagctacttacattgggatcagagtaatgtttgtgatgttgtcaaatatttactatttatttatttatttatatacaaatacatacaataatttaaatgaaatacggttgtacaaaaataaagaaaggTTTGTATCTGTGTCTGCCcaaatgagaaataaaaacgAGCTTGAgagatttcatatttatttccatcatttttatttaattatttataatagcacACTTAAAACATACACTCGAACAATtgcaaataaactaaaataataataataaaatattttaatatgccaagtcataaataaacatcaaaaatCAAGTGTGaactacattttaaattaacatcgttgttgtaatataaatctattataagAAGAGCaattgttgtatatatatataagcaataaACGTATCCCAAATGAAGCTATTTCATGTGTGTCAATACCTTTATATACTTGTCATCCATACCACGTACACCACGTACAGGCACCTTTATTTTTCCTCCATATTTGATTGGCATGTACATAATCGACTTGTTctggtattatatttttcaccTAATGTGTGTACGCAAACTGTTGTACaaggtttatttttcatattcacGTGTCAGTATTTTGTTTGGATATAACTTGTAAGTAAGATTTATACCTTCTTGACCTTTAGTCCTGGTCGgtcgattatataaaataacttgaactacataatattattagtacccACTTGGCTCGGTAAGAGGATGTACAGCGATCGTTATGCAGAATATTTTACGAGTAATCGTATCTCTCAGCGTTGTCGTAATATTTGTTGTAATCGATGCAAAACCCTGGtaagtgtataattttatttaattttaaaaataatattttgattgatttttcttctgggcaaaaaatgtACCAACCCTCCTTCACCAGTAGAGACAatgaggcgaggtgttatactttaaGTGTAGGTGTTTTCGCGGTCATGATAATATGTACagtcattgtttttaattttaatatgtatatgaaagtTAGACCATTATGGTGAGTAAtgatttattcttttatttatttttttattaaatttaacttaaacttCCTTTTTATCAATATGCTACAAAAGTTGTTTAAGCTAGAAgcaacaaatgtttttttttttactaaatattagaGCTATATAATCACACATCTTCGCGGagacattgaatatattttgtcataaaCAGGTGCGGTAATTATGGTTGTGGTGATAGCGCATATGGTGGCGACAGCAGTGGGTATGGTAGTGGCATAGGTGGATATGGTGGAGGCAGGGCCGGTTTTGGTGGCGGCTATGGTAGATTTGGTCCCCCATCCATAAACGGTGGATTTGTTGGAGGTAGATTTGGTGGTCAAGGGTAAATTATTTATgccaatgatatttttataatatatttttttttaatgacaataaaaGACCAATATTTGATAGTtgataaacataaatacaaaaagatccaaaataattataataataatatatataatttcaattttaagtacaaaattataaaatttcaatattatatattttttagtggcGGTGAAATGACATTTGGCGGTGGAAAACCAAATTTTGACATCAATGCTTTGTTTGGAGggtaaaaataactaatacaaGTACCTTTCGTGAAATTCATAaaagatttcatttttaatatattatggtttttttttcatttctctGAGCTTTGGTGGAGGGCTACAAGGTCGCGGAGGGAGGTAAATGTTAaaatgtgttataattttaataatatattttattaataatgtactatactttaatgagccgagatggcccagtggttagaacgcgtgcattttaaccgatgatttcgggttcaaacccaggcagacaccactgaattttcatgtgcttaatttgtgtttataattcatctcgtgcttgccggtgaaggaaaacatcgtgaggaaatctacatgtgtctaatttcaacgaaattctgccacatgtttattccgccaacccgcattggagcagcgtggtggaatatgctcaaaaccttctcctcaaagggagaggaggcctttagcccagcagtgggaaatttacaggctgctaatgctatactttaatgtaatatgtaggaattttatcatttgaaaggaattattaatatcttagGCGCATTTTAAGCAGCGATCGGAAAtggatttattttagaaataatattaacgcATGTTGTTTGAGCCGATCCAAACGTAAATTCAATGAttattgaaatttcatttattttgatgaatGTGTCCCTTGAGTGTTAGAATATATGTAGTCAAGTTTCTTCGTTGGGTTCTCTATTTAgctcatgaaatatatttagggATATGTGTATTACGTGTTATGGTCAaagaacaaaaatgttttttttttttttggagttGATTCCAAACATAGTTATCCTTAACACAGTTTATGTAAATAACCCATAAAGGATAATACGTTTCACTCTTTGTAAACTGCCAAGCTACATATAAATAGAGTCTCATATGAGAATAAGTATGACAATAATTcttctttttgtaatatttacttttcgcgccagtaaattatataattattattatatcaaaaattgCGAATTATTTAAAGATGTTAGAAcgtaaactgtttttttttatatcaattatcgTATTCGTTTCTTCGAgagtataatataaacacatcGTCTAAAAGTGTAGCTATTCTATAAACAAAccttgttttttattaagatgttattatttatttataatttttttcagacGACCCGAATATGACGACGAATACGAAGAAGTTGAGGAAGATGAGTATAGTGACTACACTTTCCAACCCCGTGTTTGTAGGGGATGCGCGATCAACAATATAGGGAACGGTCGCAATAACAAGAACTCGTTTCACTTACATAgacattgaatattttagattcattaatttaatcataatgtAACCTGCGACTATCCTTCACGctccatttaataaataaaatataattaaatattacgctcgtttcaatatattcaaaaataatgattgagaacacaaatattaatattatattactgtatCGGAACTCAGCAAATtgcacattatttaaattaatatataaaatagtcttcattttgttttagataGAAAATCATTCATTAACATATACACTTACTTAGTTactgttaaattaaaagttacattCGGTCTAGAAAAAAAGCCCTGGCCTGAGGAGCACCGGTGAAAGAAAAACAGTGTTCTTTTTGacacattttgtatttattttcatatacaacaaatatatatctactactAGATGAataatttttgggctaccgattaaaaatgagttgattcgcatctaagcgtttctgaatattatacgcctaaggagagaaattgggttgccatttcgtatataggatagtctggaagtccgtcattttgaagttagaagctcgaaattttatttttgggctaccgattaaaaaggactttattcgaatttaagcctttctggatattctactctaagggctgaaatacacaccaatgtggtatacaaagaggtcttacattaacgtaatattttaagttcatttgtaaatatattcatagtctACGATGACGACTTCCATGGTCGggtaatgtgtacaccggttttcatgggtacgccactccgaggtcccgggttcgattcccggcctcgattcccggccgagtcgatgtagaaaaagttcattagtcttctatgttgtcttgggtctgggtgtatgtggtaccgtctttatttctgattttccataacacaagtgctttagctacttacattgggatcagagtaatgtatgtgatattgtccaatatttattatttatttatttattctacgcgagcgaagccgcgggtaatagctagtttactataaataaatttaat
Coding sequences:
- the LOC135194121 gene encoding ctenidin-1-like isoform X2 gives rise to the protein MQNILRVIVSLSVVVIFVVIDAKPWCGNYGCGDSAYGGDSSGYGSGIGGYGGGRAGFGGGYGRFGPPSINGGFVGGRFGGQGFGGGLQGRGGRRPEYDDEYEEVEEDEYSDYTFQPRVCRGCAINNIGNGRNNKNSFHLHRH
- the LOC135194121 gene encoding ctenidin-1-like isoform X1; translated protein: MQNILRVIVSLSVVVIFVVIDAKPWCGNYGCGDSAYGGDSSGYGSGIGGYGGGRAGFGGGYGRFGPPSINGGFVGGRFGGQGGGEMTFGGGKPNFDINALFGGFGGGLQGRGGRRPEYDDEYEEVEEDEYSDYTFQPRVCRGCAINNIGNGRNNKNSFHLHRH